In Treponema denticola, one genomic interval encodes:
- a CDS encoding PIN domain-containing protein: MIKRVFIDTDIILDVALAREPFFTASKIILAMAENNIIIGNISSNCVANIYYILRKSGSDNKARKFILNIVKYITVIAINHRNVLDSLRSKFSDFEDALQHYSAVENQCEYIITRNIEDYKNAKVKVLLPEEFIGMF; the protein is encoded by the coding sequence ATGATAAAAAGGGTCTTTATTGATACAGATATTATCCTTGATGTTGCATTAGCTCGAGAACCGTTTTTTACTGCCAGTAAAATCATATTAGCAATGGCAGAAAACAATATTATCATAGGAAATATTTCATCGAATTGTGTTGCCAATATTTATTATATATTGAGAAAATCCGGCAGTGATAATAAGGCGAGAAAATTTATACTAAATATAGTTAAGTATATAACCGTAATAGCAATCAATCACCGGAATGTATTAGACTCACTAAGATCAAAATTTTCTGATTTTGAAGATGCATTACAACACTATTCGGCTGTAGAGAACCAATGCGAATATATAATAACCAGAAATATTGAAGACTACAAAAATGCAAAAGTAAAAGTCCTGTTGCCGGAAGAATTTATTGGAATGTTCTAA
- a CDS encoding ATP-binding cassette domain-containing protein, with amino-acid sequence MKDLIKRLGVLFWKVQILWFCVHGGIAIITFFETYYLKKVIDIYFSNQTIPENYNGFLKYILVIVLLVCVNFLNVLLAKHVGKKVYADLSQRLTYQFLNLKWYDVYSCNAADTVKLLNNDVNRLMPILFGFFPVLAINILAIIFYCVYLFFKSMLITVLLLIAFVILFFVSYIFDKILKKDSNAQREAHVHKESFIINMYNNFKYIFANQRLKNTLDDFNEVNEVLNETSIQIAYHSQISSFLYTTVSTITILLSFIILFFLKQEDTAITAGLVVQISTLISQALKYFSSCLHAKNQLSMASASIDRINDLYAKEHSGTVPENLPQSAEIIWEDSRESINFEYNKINIICGANGKGKTTLLNSLCGLEHTYIPEIKLNGTLSAAAPKKLCYITNTTYLRNGTVLENITENSGKLNIDVSTILQLVGIYAETKVENFGENLSAGQKQIVHILKLLNSNADVFIMDEPDSALSNEARLWFYEIMQSLVKNNNKTFVLVSHSANIMDNFDSDNVHMLVF; translated from the coding sequence GAAAGATTTAATTAAACGGCTTGGTGTGCTATTTTGGAAAGTTCAAATACTGTGGTTTTGTGTTCATGGGGGTATTGCTATAATAACTTTTTTTGAAACATATTATTTAAAAAAAGTGATTGATATTTATTTTTCAAATCAAACGATACCGGAAAATTACAATGGCTTTTTGAAATATATTTTAGTTATAGTTTTGTTAGTGTGTGTGAATTTTTTGAATGTGCTTTTAGCAAAGCATGTAGGAAAAAAAGTTTATGCTGATTTGTCTCAAAGACTGACATATCAGTTTTTAAATTTAAAATGGTATGATGTGTATTCATGTAATGCGGCTGATACAGTTAAACTTTTGAATAATGATGTAAATAGGCTCATGCCGATTCTATTTGGCTTTTTCCCGGTACTCGCAATAAATATTTTAGCAATTATTTTTTACTGTGTGTATTTGTTTTTTAAAAGCATGCTTATTACCGTTTTACTTTTGATTGCATTTGTAATTTTATTTTTTGTTTCATACATTTTTGATAAGATATTAAAAAAGGATAGTAATGCACAGCGAGAAGCGCATGTGCATAAAGAAAGTTTTATTATCAACATGTATAATAATTTTAAGTATATCTTTGCAAATCAAAGATTAAAGAATACTTTAGATGACTTCAATGAAGTAAATGAAGTCTTGAATGAAACCTCCATTCAGATTGCATACCATAGCCAGATTTCAAGTTTTTTGTATACAACAGTAAGTACGATAACTATTTTATTATCATTCATTATTTTGTTTTTTTTAAAACAAGAAGATACTGCAATTACAGCAGGTCTTGTGGTACAAATCAGTACATTGATTTCGCAAGCACTGAAATATTTTTCTTCATGCTTACATGCTAAGAATCAATTAAGTATGGCAAGTGCATCTATTGACAGAATAAATGATCTTTATGCAAAAGAGCATTCCGGTACGGTGCCGGAGAATTTGCCGCAAAGCGCAGAAATAATTTGGGAGGATTCAAGGGAAAGCATTAATTTTGAATACAACAAAATAAATATAATTTGCGGTGCAAACGGAAAAGGAAAAACGACATTGCTGAATAGTCTTTGCGGATTGGAGCATACATATATCCCTGAAATAAAATTGAATGGTACACTTTCTGCGGCTGCACCGAAAAAATTATGCTACATTACAAATACAACATACTTGCGCAATGGAACAGTGTTAGAAAACATCACTGAAAATTCTGGAAAGCTAAATATTGATGTAAGTACTATTTTGCAGCTTGTCGGTATTTATGCTGAAACAAAAGTTGAAAACTTTGGTGAAAATTTAAGTGCCGGGCAAAAACAAATTGTACATATCTTGAAATTATTAAATAGTAATGCTGATGTTTTTATAATGGACGAACCTGATTCTGCTTTAAGTAACGAAGCACGCTTATGGTTTTATGAAATTATGCAGTCGCTGGTGAAAAACAATAATAAAACTTTTGTGTTGGTTTCACATAGTGCAAACATTATGGATAATTTTGACAGTGATAATGTGCACATGTTAGTTTTTTAA
- a CDS encoding DUF6364 family protein yields MLAKLTLTIEQSVIEQAKEYAQKKNRSVSRIVEEYLKNIVTNHDIGTSFSKMKSPITDSISGMFHDNGKSYKDMLSEALQDKYL; encoded by the coding sequence ATGTTGGCAAAGCTTACATTGACTATAGAGCAGTCTGTAATAGAACAGGCAAAGGAATATGCTCAAAAAAAGAATAGGAGTGTTTCTCGAATTGTAGAAGAGTATCTGAAAAATATCGTAACCAATCATGACATAGGTACTTCTTTTTCTAAAATGAAATCACCGATAACCGATAGCATTTCGGGAATGTTTCATGATAATGGAAAATCTTATAAAGATATGCTCAGTGAAGCATTGCAGGATAAATATTTATGA